CTATCTCCGGAAGAAGGCAGTAATCCAGGAATTACACTTGAAGATACACTAAGTTTCGTTGATACGCTAGCCAATCAAGAACTAGATTATCTTCATATTTCCGTGATGCATTTCTGGAATGGTTCGTTCCGTGATAAAGATAAATCGGAATCGCGTATTGTGAAAATACATGAAAAAGTTGGCAGCAGGGTGCCTGTTATTGGTGTTGGTTCATTGCATACACCTGACGAGGTGGTCGATGCACTAAACACGGGCGTTCCATTTATCGCATTAGGCCGAGAACTACTAATGGAACCAAGATGGGTTCAAAAAGTTGAAGCTGGAGAAGAAGCTGATATTCGGACAACATTGTCCAAACAAGCTCAGCAAGAACTAGTGATACCTGATCCATTATGGGATCGATTAATTAACGTACCAGGCTGGATGCCTGTCGTAGAATAAAATAGATGCAGCGGATTTATTTCCGCTGTTTTTTTATGTAGAAAGTAGAATTTTTCATTTTCTATAAAAAAATGGGTTCCCGTGGTATCGGAAACCCATTTCTGTAGAATAAGAATAACAACTAAAATCTTCCAGATTTAAAAATGGCGAAGATCAGCCAGAGGAACATGAGTAAGGCAATACATGACCCAATTTCAATAACAGGAAGCTTCCATAGAAGCGAGGCTTGACCAGAAATGGAAGAACCGATAATTAAGCCAACCATAATAATACTGAAAGCGAGTACGACGATGGCAAAAGATAGTCGATTTGAAATACGATCCATCTTTTTTAAAAATATATTTAACTCAGGAATAGTAATCTCGAGACGCATTTTTCCTTTTTGAATAGTGGATGCAACCTCACGCAGTTTTTTCGGAAGGTCGGCAAGTATTTCCGTATACTCGGTAAGGTGCTCCCAAGCGTTTGCGGCAATTTTCTTTGGATTATACCGTTCTTTTAATAACTGCTTGCCAAAAGGTTCGGCTGCATTCATTATACTGAATTCATGATCCAGCATTTCAACTAGGGCTTCCACGGTTAGTAAAGCTTTAGCTAACATGGTTAGTTCTGCAGGAATCATGATTTGATGTTTGTAGGCTACAGTCAGCAAATCGGATACTGCACCGCCAAGACTGATTTGACTTAGGGGAACATCATAATACCTGTCCCTTAATTCATCTATATCGACATGTAATGCTGACATGTCTGTATCAAATGGAATAACGCCCATTTCCGATATAGCTTTAATAATTCCATTTGTACTGCCGCTCTTCATAGACAAGGCAAGTAAGGCGAATTGATTCTGCATGTTTGCAGAAAGTCGTCCAACCATACCGAAGTCCATCCAGACAATTCGATCCCCAGGAAGAATAATGATATTTCCTGGATGAGGATCACCATGAAAAAACCCTTCGATAAGAATTTGATGGAGCATCGAATGGGCAATTCGTTCAGCAATTACTTTTCTGTCATAACCTTCTTCTTCAAGTCTAGTCAGATTGTTAACTTTTACACCGCTTATGTACTCCATTGTTAGGACTTTAGCTGTTGTATGGCTCCAATATACACGAGGAACCTTGATTGTCTCATCATTCATTGAAGGTCGAGATATTTTTTCACTATTGCGTCCTTCTGTTTGATAATCAAGCTCCAGCGTTAGTGATTTTGAGAACTCTTCAATAATTTCTCTCAGTTGAAAACGCTTGGCACGGTCAATACGTGACTCCATAATACGAGCCAGATCATCAAGTATTTCGAGATCGGTTTTAACAAGAGGTCGAATATGCGGACGTTGCACTTTAACGGCGACACGTTC
The Peribacillus sp. FSL H8-0477 genome window above contains:
- a CDS encoding ABC1 kinase family protein, with product MIGKRMKHAQRYQEIISAFLRNGFGYLVKDLGLLERLPFQKKVLSDKNSRNRTTGERLRLMLQELGPTFVKLGQMASTRRDILPEDIIFELEKLQDQVSPFSFQQVRQIIEEELGDDLENLFSEFDETPLATASIGQVHRARLHTNERVAVKVQRPHIRPLVKTDLEILDDLARIMESRIDRAKRFQLREIIEEFSKSLTLELDYQTEGRNSEKISRPSMNDETIKVPRVYWSHTTAKVLTMEYISGVKVNNLTRLEEEGYDRKVIAERIAHSMLHQILIEGFFHGDPHPGNIIILPGDRIVWMDFGMVGRLSANMQNQFALLALSMKSGSTNGIIKAISEMGVIPFDTDMSALHVDIDELRDRYYDVPLSQISLGGAVSDLLTVAYKHQIMIPAELTMLAKALLTVEALVEMLDHEFSIMNAAEPFGKQLLKERYNPKKIAANAWEHLTEYTEILADLPKKLREVASTIQKGKMRLEITIPELNIFLKKMDRISNRLSFAIVVLAFSIIMVGLIIGSSISGQASLLWKLPVIEIGSCIALLMFLWLIFAIFKSGRF